One window of Suricata suricatta isolate VVHF042 chromosome 6, meerkat_22Aug2017_6uvM2_HiC, whole genome shotgun sequence genomic DNA carries:
- the IRX2 gene encoding iroquois-class homeodomain protein IRX-2: MRLPRGTDPGKGRGEGGGVTFGRMRGAPYDAHTTGVASAISYHPYGSAAYPYQLNDPAYRKNATRDATATLKAWLNEHRKNPYPTKGEKIMLAIITKMTLTQVSTWFANARRRLKKENKMTWAPRNKSEDEDEDEGDAARSKGDSPDKAQEGTETSAEDEGEPGRGRRRSRELSSQAGAEPRSGETLPAATLGRVGPIESSGASPRKPCSPLGRGRGGVRPRSPQPSHPPAAAAGGVEEGEE, from the exons ATGCGGCTCCCGCGCGGGACTGACCCTGGGAAAGGCCGCGGGGAGGGCGGAGGGGTCACCTTTGGGCGGATGCGG GGCGCGCCCTACGACGCGCACACGACCGGGGTGGCCAGCGCCATCAGCTACCACCCGTATGGCAGCGCGGCCTACCCCTACCAGCTCAACGACCCCGCGTACCGCAAGAACGCCACGCGGGACGCCACGGCCACGCTCAAGGCCTGGCTGAACGAGCACCGCAAGAACCCGTACCCCACCAAGGGCGAGAAGATCATGCTGGCCATCATCACCAAGATGACCCTCACGCAGGTCTCCACCTGGTTCGCCAACGCGCGCCGCCGCCTCAAGAAGGAGAACAAGATGACATGGGCCCCGAGGAACAAAAGCGAGGACGAAGACGAGGACGAGGGCGACGCGGCGAGGAGCAAGGGGGACAGTCCGGACAAGGCGCAGGAGGGCACGGAGACCTCGGCCGAGGACGAAGGTGAGCCGGGCCGCGGCCGGCGCCGCTCTAGGGAGCTTTCTTCCCAGGCGGGCGCGGAGCCGAGGTCCGGGGAGACGCTGCCCGCCGCCACCCTGGGTCGCGTGGGGCCGATTGAGTCCTCGGGCGCTTCCCCACGGAAGCCCTGCTCCCCCCTGGGACGTGGCCGGGGAGGGGTCCGG CCCCGCAGTCCCCAGCCCTCGCACCCTCCCGCGGCTGCTGccggaggggtggaggagggggaggagtga